AGGAAGCGGCCGACATCGTGGCGCTGATGACGCCGGTCATCAAGGCGTTCCTCACCGACAAGGGCTTCGACAACACCAACATCGCGTTGCAGACGCTGGGTGGTCACGGATACATCAAGGAGTACGGGATCGAGCAGTATGTGCGCGATGCGCGGATCGGGCAGATCTACGAAGGCACCAATGCGGTGCAGGCATTGGATCTCGTGGGTCGCAAGCTGCCCATGGAGGGTGGGCGACTGGTGCGACGCTTTTTTGAAATCGTGAAGGCGGACATCGACGCGTCGTCGGCCGACCCGTCGATGGAAGAATTCGCGAAGCCGCTGGGCGCGTCGTTGTATCAGCTGCAGAAGGCCACGATGATGCTGGCTGAACGGGGCTTTGCCAACCCCGACGAAGCGGGTGCGGCCGCGACTGAATACCTGCACCTCATGGGCTACGTGGCGGTGGGATGGCAGTGGATGCGGATGGCCACGGTCGCCAAGGCCAAGCTCGCTGCCGGTTCCGGCGACGCGCGCTTCATGGAGGCCAAGATCAAGACCGCCCGGTTCTATATGGCGCGGTTGCTTCCCGAGGCCGCGACGCTGCTGGCCGCGATCCAGTCGGGGTGCGCGCCCATCATGGCGCTGGACGTCGAGCAGTTCTGACGGAGCGTTTGACCGTGCATTGACGGGCCAAGCGGGTCAGGGTGTGACGGGGGTGCCGGGATTGTAACAGTGGGGTGTCCGGCACTCAACTCGGTGGGACCACCTGCCGATAGACGAATACACACCTCTACCCCTTACCATGTTCTTCAAGAAATCCACACCCGAGCCACGTCCCGCGTCCGAGCGAAGCAGCTCGAACGGCGTCAATGGCTCCCCGCAGCTCAATGTGATCCAGGGCGGTGCCGCTGCCAGCGCCGCGCCTCAACGCTCGTCCTCATCGAGCGACGACAGTATCGGCATGGTCATCGACGCCCTTGGTGGTGTGCTGACCGCGCTGGCGCGCTATCCCATTGATTTGCCGGACCGTCCGGGTGAGGAAAGCGCCCGCGAAATCGCCAAGTGGCAGCGTCACGCGACGCTGGGCTACGGACTCGACGAGGCGGATCAGACGGGCTCAGTTGGTGTCGCCGACCGCGACTGGGGCGGCATCATTCGCACGGTGACCGAGCAGCGTCGCGAGGAGCACCGCCACGTGGCGGGCTCCATCAACGAGCTGCGTGACGCGCTGTGGGCGTGCGTCGAGACGGTGCACAATGCGGTGAAGGTGGATCAGAAGACGGACGTGACCACGAACGACCAGATGGACAAGGCCCGCAACGCGCTGAAGCGTTTGCAGCCCGGATCCATCAAGCAGGATGTGCTGGGCGCCGTATTGGCGATTGAAGGGGCGCTGCAGTCGCGCCGCGAACAACAGGCGGACCAGTACACGAACCTGGCCACCAAGCTGGACAAGCTGGGCAAGCAACTGGAAGAAGCGCGCCGCGAGAGCACGACGGATGCGCTCACCGGTATCGGCAATCGCAAGTTGTTCGATACGATGATTGCGCGCGCGGTGCAGATGTTCTCGCTGTCCAAGCAGCCAGTGGTGTTGCTGATGATCGACATGGACAAGCTCAAGCTTGTCAACGACATGTACGGGCATCAGGCCGGTGACACCGCGATTGCGACGCTGGGCCGCGCGTTGACCAAGGTGTTCCTGCGCCAGTCCGACGTGTTGTGCCGTTACGGCGGCGACGAGTTTGCCGCCATCCTGCACAACACCGATTGGAAGATGGCACAGACGCTGGCGCGTCGGTTGGGTGACACGCTGTCGCAGTTGCCCGCGCCGCATCCGGCCATGGAGTTCAGTATCGGCGCCTCAGTGGGCGTGGCGCAGCTGGAGCCGCTGGAAGACGCGGAGGAGTGGAAGGCGCGCGCCGACAAGGCGCTGTACAAGGCGAAGCAGAATGGTCGCGATCGGGTCGCTGTGGCCGAAAGCGCGTCCACCAAGGTGGCATGACCGAACGCAATGACGAATGAGAGGTTGGAAAATACGCCCCCATGATGATTGCGAATGACCGAACGCCCCAGCCGATTGGCTGGGGCGTTCGGCGTTTCAGGACTGATCGAAGCTTGCCCGCAGCGCGTTCAGGATCACCGCCACGTCAATCGCTTCCTGCGCCAGCGCACCGGCAATCGGCGTGAGATAGCCGAACGCGGCCAGCACCATCCCCACCATGCTGAGCCCCAGACCCACGCCGATGCTCTGGCGCGCGATGTACAACGCCCGGCGTCCAATGCGAACCGCTTCCGCGACGCGCGCCGGATCGTCGATCAGCAACACCACATCTGCCGCTTCGGCCACCACGCCGCCGCCATGACCCGCCAGCGCGACACCCACACTCGCCGCGCTCAGCGCCGGGGCGTCGTTGGTGCCATCGCCCACCATCAGCACACGCCGACCGCTGGCTTCCAGCGCCTGCACGCGTCGCACCTTGTCTTCTGCCGAGAGGTCGCCCGCGAAGTTGGTGATGCCCAGCTGCGCGGCGATCTTCGCCACATTCTCGGAACGATCCCCGGAGAGCAGCTGCGAGTCCCGAAGGCCCAGGAGCGCCAGCTCGTCGAACAGGAGATGCAGGTCGTCACGCAGCTCATCGGAAAATTCGATGCGACCCAGCGCGCCATTCGACGAACCGACATACGCGCGCAAGCCGTCGGCATCGACCTCCATGGCGTCCAGCCGTGGCGCCAACGCCGGTAGGGTCGTGCGTAAATACGCAGGAGATCCCACGGCCACGGTCACACCGGCCACGTGACCCATCACGCCGCTGCCGGGCGTTTCCTGGAGATTGTCCGCCAGCACCACGGACATGTTGCGCGCGTCAGCCTCGGCCACCACCACGCGTGCCAGCAGGTGACCCGAGCCTTGCTCGACGGCCGCCGCCAGGGCGAGCAAGGCCTCCGATGTGAGGCCATCGTCAGTCACAATTTGATGCACGCGCGGTTTGCCGATCGTCAACGTGCCGGTTTTATCGAACACCGCGGTCTGCACATGGGCCAGCGCCTCCAGGGCGCCGCCGTTGCGCACGATGATGGCCCGACGCGCGGCGCGATTGATCCCGCCAATGATCGCCACCGGTACCGCGAGAATCAGCGGACACGGTGTGGCCACCACGAGCACGGCCAGCACCCGTGTCACGTCGCCGGAGAGGAACCAGGCCAGTGCACAGACCGCGAGCGTGAGCGGGGTGAACCAGACCGCGATCTTGTCGGCCATGCGCTGCAGCGGGCTCTTGCTGGCCTGCGCGCTGCGCACGAGTTCCACGATGCGCGCATACTGACTGTCCTGCGAGGTGCGAATGGCCAGGATGGTCAGCGCGCCCTCCTGATTCACACTGCCCGACAGCAGCTTCGTGCCCGCCAGCGCCTTGACGGGAATGGGCTCGCCGGTCAAACGCGAGGTGTCCACATGTGACGCACCGGACGTGACCTCGGCGTCACACGGCACCAGCTCGCCCGGACGCACCAGCAGCATATCGCCGGGAACGATGGCCGTGGCCGCGATCTCGGTGACCACCGCGTTAGCGACGCGATGGGCAATGCGCGGGGCATCGGCCTCCAGCGCCTCCACCGCGCTGCTGGCGCGGGCGACGGCATAGGTCTCGAGCGCTTCGCCGCCGGTTTGCATGAGGACCACCACCAACCCTGCCAGTGGCTGCTGCAATCCAATGGCACCGGCAATGGCCAGCATCGCCACCACGTCCGCCGCAAATTCGCCGCGCAGCATTCCCCGCAACGTCTTCCACGACACGGGCACGCCGGTGAGTATCAGGCCGGCGTACCACACTCGCTCACGCCAGATCGCGCCGTCTGGCGCGAACGAGAGCATGGCTCCCACCGTGAGGAACAGGAGCGCGGCCAGTGGCATTCTGGGCAAGGCGAATGATCGCATCTCTTAAGAATATCGCCGAAAGCACACCGCGCACATGCCGTCGTGACGGATTTGCACGGTCACACTGGCTAGCGTCACGGTCGTCGGGCTATTCTCGACTGTCTCCAACCGACGGAACTCCCCGTGCACACGCCTACGCATTCCGACGCCGCGCTGGCCGCGATCGTCGATATCTCCTCCGATGCGATCATCGCGCTGGACAATCAGTACAAGATTATCCGCTTCAATCGTGGCGCCGAGGACACATTCGGGTGGACCGAGGCGGAGATGCTGGGTCAACCGCTGGATCGCCTGCTGCCAGCGGGCATTCGCGCCGTGCATGACCATCATGTGCGACGGTTCGCCGAGGGGGCGGTTGCGTCGCGTCGCATGGCGCAACGCGCGGAGATCTCGGGTCTGCGGCGCACTGGCGAGGGATTTCCCGCCGAAGCGTCGATTGCCCGTGTGACCATCGACGGGGTGCAAACGTTCATGGTGACGCTGCGCGATGTCAGCGAACGCCGTCGTGTGGAAGAGCGCCAGCGATTGATGGCGGCGGCCGGGTGGGTCCTGGCTGCCTCACTCGACATCGATTCGACCATGGCAACCGTGGCGGAACTCCCGCTGCCGTTGGTGGGAGACTGGTCCCTCCTGGAGCTGGTGACGGCCGACGGTCGCATTCGGCGGGTGGCCTCGGCCCATGCCGATGCCGCACACACCGCGTTGACTGCCGCGCTGGTGTCGCGCGCGGCCGTTGAATCCAGTGACAACCCACCGACGACGAGCGGCGGGCGCGCCGCGCATGAGGTGGAGGCCCAACGCATTTCGGACACGAAGGCATGGATAGAGGCGAATTTCCCCGATCCGCTGGATCGCGAGCGAGTGGAGACACTGGGGGCTTCGGCGGTGCTGATGGTACCGCTCCGAGCGGGTGGACGGGCCATCGGCGTATTGCATGTGGTGCGCGCGAAGTCTGGCGCCATGCATCTGCCCGAAGACGCCCAGTTGGCGGACCAGTATGCCGGACTGGCCGCGCTGGCGCTGGAGAACGCACGACTCTACCATGAAGCGCGCCAGGCGGTCCGCGAGCGTGACGATATGCTGGCCGTGGTGTCGCACGATTTGCGGAATCCCGTCAACGCCATTGTTCTCCTGACCGGTGCCGTGTTGAGCGGGGACCACGAGGGGGGCGCCCTGATGAACCGCGATGACGTGGAGAGCATCCGGTCCGCGGCGCGTCAGGCGAACGACCTGATCCAGGACTTGCAGGATGTCTCGCGCATCTCGACGGGCCGACTGCGGGTGGAGCAGCGCCCCGTGTCCATTGAAGAGGTGGTCGACGATGCCGCAGACATGTTCGAGCCGGCGATGCGTGATGCCGGGATCACGTTCGCGGTGCAGGTCGCGCCGGGCATCGACCCACTGCCGGCCGATCGCGGGCGCCTGTTGCAGGTGCTCTCCAACCTGCTCGGGAATGCGGTGCGCTTCACGCCGCGCGGCGGCGACGTGACGTTATCGCTCGAGCGCGGCGAATCGGCGGTGCGCATTGCGGTGCGCGACACGGGCCCTGGCGTGGCTCCGGACGATGTGCCGCGATTGTTCGAGCGTTACTGGCAGGCACCGCGATTGTTGCGCGCGGGCTCGGGACTCGGACTGTTCATCTCCAAGGGGATTGTGGAGGCGCACGGCGGCGAAATCGGGGTGGTGAGCAATGTCGGGCAGGGGAGTGAGTTCTGGTTCACGGTTCCGGTGCCGTAGGAGGAGCGATCAGCAACCACGAGAGCGTGAGGGTGTGGTTCACTTCGTTCGCGCGCCGCGCCGCGAATGCATTCCAGAGATTCATGTAACCAATTTCGATGCGCTGTCGCGCGTCGAGCGGCAGGCCAATGCCGATGGCCGCGCGGTTTTGCGTGACCTGCACTGTGGCGCCGCCGCCGCCGATGGGCATCAGCAGTTCATCCCAGACAAACGTCTGGAGGGGACGACGGCGAAGGCGAAGGGCCGGCCAGCGGCCCTTGCAGGCGCCCCAGATATCGTACCCGATTGGCGTAGGTGGTTGGCGCGGTGTGCTCGCCGACCGGCGCATCAGGAAGCACGGCCGTCACCCACCGTTGTTCCAGCCGATACCGGTGACTGATCGTCAGCGCGCTTGCCTTGTGCGTGAGCGACAGCTGTTGCCAGCTGCGGTGTTCGCGGGTGGGGTTCGCGATGGGGAGCGCTCCATAGGGAGCCGTGGCCACATAGCCATACCCGGCCGCCAGTCGCACACCGGGTGCCACCGTGAGTTGCACCCCGGGCCGGATGAGCAATTGCTGCGGCTGCTGTCCGGAGTCCAGTCGCCGCCACTGCCCATCAAACCAGAGCGACCACCGGCCGCGCAGCGGCTGGTCCACAAAGGCACCCAGCCACTGGGCGTTCTGGTGCCGTGAGATCCACGGGGTCGTCTGGGCGGTGAGCGTCGGCGCCAGCCCGGTCAGGAGCAGGGCGAGCAGCGGCGGGGAGGATGGAATTCTCACGACGAGGCGCGGCTGGAGTGGATGGGGGCTTGCGGGCGGCGACAAAACGTGCAAGTATTCATATGTGCAAACATATGCACATGTTGATTGCCACGCCAGCCGACGCGTCGCCACGTGGCGCGCTCCGTCCTCTCATTCACGGCCCATGCCTTTCCGATCGAACGCCAGCCAGCAATTGGCCGACATGCTCTCGGTGCTGGACCATCCGCATCGGTTGCGCATTGTCGAGGAACTGGGGTCTGGCGAGCTCGACGTGGCCTCGATCGCGGCGTTGCTCGAGATCTCGTCGTCGGGCACGTCGCAGCATCTCAGCAAGCTTCGAGCGCGCCGCATTGTGCTGGAACGGCGCGATGGTCGGCATGTGCACTATCGACTGGCCAACCCGGCGCTCTCGCAATGGCTGCTGGACGGACTCACCCTGTTGGAGGCAGATCCGGAAGGATCTCGCGATACGAAACGCGATCTACGACGGGCGCGACTCGCCTGGTCGAAACACTAACGCTCTCGGCCCCACACCACGACCCATGCAAAAACTCATCGACGGTCTCCATCACTTTCAAACCACGCTCTTCAGTACCCAGCGTGAATTGTTCGAGCGTCTCGCGGGCGGTCAGTCGCCCGATGCCCTGTTCATCACCTGCTCCGATTCGCGCATCAATCCCAACCTGATCACGCAAACCGAGCCGGGGGAGTTGTTCATCCTGCGCAATGCCGGCAACATCATTCCGCCCTACGGCGCCTCGCAGGGCGGTGAAGCGGCCACGGTCGAATTCGCCGTGGCGGGACTTGGCGTGCAAGACATCATTGTGTGCGGTCACTCGCATTGTGGGGCCATGAAGGGACTGCTGGACGAGTCGCTGACTGCGGACATTCCAGCCGTGCGCAGTTGGTTGGGGCATGCCGAGAGCACCAAGCGCGTGATGAAGGAGAATTACGTGGGGCTGACAGGTGAGAAGCTGGTATCGGCCTGCGTGCAGGAGAACGTGCTGGCGCAACTCGAGAACCTCAAAACGCACCCGTCGGTGGCGGCGCGACTGGCCCGCGGGAAAGTCAAGTTGCATGGCTGGGTGTACAAGATCGAAACCGGCGAAGTGTTCGGGTTCGATCCGACGCAGGGGCAGTTCGTGCGCATGGATCAGGTGACGGTGGCCGAGTCGCAGCGCGGCAATCGTGCCGTTATGGCGGAAATCTGATCATGTCCACCACAACGTGGCCGCACTGGCGCGAGGCGTTCCCCAAGGACGCGCTGGCGTCGGTGGTGGTCTTCCTCGTGGCGCTCCCGCTGTGCATGGGTATTGCCATCGCCTCGGGCCTGCCGCCCGCCGCTGGCCTCGTGACGGGCATGGTGGGCGGGCTGGTGGTCGGCACCATTGCCGGGTCACCGCTTCAGGTCAGTGGCCCGGCCGCAGGCCTGGCCGTGATTGTCTATCAGCTGGTGCAGCAGTTCGGCGTGGCCACGCTGGGAATCATCGTGCTGCTGGCCGGGTTGCTGCAGCTCACAGCGGGTCTGTTCAAGATTGGCCAGCTGTTCCGTGCGGTCTCGCCGGCGGTCATCCACGGCATGCTGGGCGGCATCGGCGTCTTGATTTTTGCCTCGCAGTTTCACGTGATGCTGGACGATGGTCCCAAGGGCAGCGGCATCATGAATCTGATGTCCATTCCGGCGGCGATCATGAAGGGCGTCTTTCCGGTTGATGGGTCTGTGCACCATCAGGCGGCCGCCGTGGGACTCGTCACCATCATGGCGTTGCTGGCCTGGCTGCGATTCTCACCGTCGCGACTCAAGTTGGTGCCCGCGCATCTGGTGGCCGTGATGGTGGCGGTGGGTGTGGCGCAAGCGTTCGCGCTGGGCATCAAGTTCGTGTCGGTGCCGGACAATCTGTTGGCCACGCTCACCTTTCCAACGGCCGAAACGCTTGGCGCGCTCCGCGATCTGAACATCCTCAAGGCCGCTGCCGCATTGGCGTTCATCGCCAGTGCCGAGACGTTGCTGTGCGCCACGGCCATCGACCAAAAGCACGATGGACCGCGCACCAACTACGATCGCGAACTGGTGGCGCAAGGCATTGGCAACGCCATCTGCGGTTCGGTGGGTGCGTTGCCCATGACCGGTGTGATCGTGCGTTCGGCGGCCAATGTGGAGGCGGGCGGTCGCACTCGCACCAGCGCGATCCTGCACGGCGCGTGGATTCTGCTGTTGGTCACCGCCGCGCCGTTCGTGCTGGCGACGATCCCGGTGGCCGCGCTGGCTGCCATTCTGGTATACACCGGGTTCAAGCTGCTCAACATTCCGCAGATGAAGAAGCTGTGGGCCCAGGGGCGCGCCGAATTCGCGATCTATGCGCTCACGCTGCTGGCTATTGTCTTCACCGATCTGCTCACGGGCGTCATGGTCGGCGTGGTCGCCTCAGTGGCGAAGCTGTTGTACACGTTCACGCATCTCACGCTTACGACCACGCAGGTGGACGAGACATATCATGTGCATATCGAGGGCGCGGCCACGTTTCTGCGCCTGCCGGCACTCGCCACGGCGCTGGAGGCCATTCCGCGGTCGGCCGAACTGCACATTCATATCGAGCGCGCGTCATTTGTGGACCACGCGGCGCTGGAATCCATCATGAGTTGGGAGCGGCAGGCGGAGCGCGCAAACGGAAAGCTGGTGCTGGAGTGGGAAGAAATCCGTCAGCTCAACCGCAGCACCAGACCCGTGGGAGCGATGGCAACCCTTCGGCCAAGCGCACCCCTGGCGGTATAACGCCTAGTGCGCGGGCTTCGCGTCGGTCGGCTTCGCTTCACCGCTGGCGGGTGCATGCTCGGCACCCGCCGCATCACGATCGCGAAAGACCTGCGCGGCCATCGGGTCGCGCGGGTGCAGGTACGTATTCTTGTGGATCGTGTAGGCGGTAAACGCCAGCGTGGCGGTCATCACGCAGGTGAGGGCCGCGGCACCCCAGCCCAACTTGTTCGGATTGTACGCAGCACTCATGGAAAACCCCGTCTGGAATAACTGGAGAACCGAATCGGTCGGAAAGTAAGCGCTCACCCCGACCCCCGGTAGCGGGGCGCAGCTCGAAGCTATTCCTCGACGCGGGGGCCAAGGTCCCGTCCGCCGTCAATCAACTGGGCCGGCACGATCGAGCCGGCGCCGTAGCGGTGACGTATGCGATCCAGCGCTCGGGTGAGCGCACGATCACGGGCGCTTTCCGCCGGTTCGTCGGAGGGCGGCGACGACGCCTCAAAGAGCCCCAATTGGGCCGCCTCCGGTGGACCGTCGTCGAAATGTGACAGGCCAATGCCCAGCAGTCGCACACCCACCCGGCGGCGAGTGCGCAGTTGACGCAATAACGCATGGGCGGCCTGCATCACCGACCGTTCGGACTCGATCGGCAACCGGAGGGTCCGCTGGGCCGACCGTGTGCGAAAATCCGTGTCACGCAGTTTGACCGTCACCGTGCGCGCCTGCAGCGACTGTTTGCGGAGATCGGCCGACACGCGAACGGCCAATCGCAACAACTCGCGATCAATCAGCGTCTCGTCGTGCAGATCCTGTGCAAACGTTTCTTCCCGGCTCACCTGCTTCTGGGTGTCGCGAGGCGTCACCACACTATCATCCAGACCACGGACGCGCCGAAACAGCCAGTGCCCGGCACGTTCACCGAGACGGGCAACCAACGCCTCGCGCGTCCAGGCCTGTGCCTCGGCGACCGTCACCAGTCCCAATCGCTCCAGCGTCTCGGCAAACCGCGGGCCAACCATGGGGAGATCGCCGAGGCGGAAACGCGCGAGAAAGTGCGACTCATCGCCCGGCGTCACGCAGTGCACGCCGGTGGCGCCGGTACCGGGTTTCGGCTTGCCCACTTCCACCGCCATCTTGGCCACCAGTCGCGTGGCCCCGCCGCCAATGGACACGGACAACCCGGTCGCGTCGAACACGGCGTCGCGAAGGCGATGCGCGGTGGCCGTCAACGACTCATGGCCATACAAGGCTTCCGTGCCCGCCATGTCGCAGTACCACTCGTCGATGCTCGACGCTTGCACCACCGGCGCAAATCGCGCCAGCGCCTGTTGGATTTCCCGACTGCGTCTGCTGCAGGCTCCGCGGGGTACCGGCACGCACATCGCGTTGGGGCACAGCTGCAGGGCCCGCGCAATCGGCATCGCCGAGCGCACGCCGTATGCGCGGCACTCGTACGACGCGCTGCAGACGACACCGCGTGATCCGGGGCGTCCACCCACGATGAGCAGGGGCGCGCGGCCGGCGCCTTCCGGGTCTTCCTGGCGCGCCACCGCCACGAAGAACGCATCGGCGTCCACCAACAGGATGCGCCGGTCCGCGGTCGCCATCGCGTCGCGCGTCAGACCGCCCGCGGACGCGACGGCCCCAGGTCGTCGAATTCCATGGCCGGCCCGCGGCCACGCGCGGCCACCGGCCATCGCGTCTCGACCGCGTGACCGCGGACGCCGATGATCTCGTCGAACAGATGCACGACAATGCACACGTGGTTGGGAACGATGCGCACCTGTTCCCCCAGGCGCGGGCGCCAGTCGGACTTGGACAGGTCAAGAATGCCGTGTTCTTCCGACATGCGCGCCACCACCACCTCGGGATGGTCGAGCAACGCCCCAAACCCGTCGCCGTCGGCACGAAGGGGCTCACGACCCAGCGTCTTCGATCCGGCGTCGATCACCGCCTGACCCTTGACTGCCGTACTGACCACCGTGGCGAGCACCGTGAGTGCGCAATCGTCCCAGTCACAGGCACCAATCGTGGCGGTGGTGCGATCGTTGTACACATACGTGCCGGGGCGCACCTCGGTCACTCCCGGGACTTCGTGCATGCGCCAGGCGGCCGGTGTCGAGCCGCCACTCACCACGCGCGCCGGGAGGCTCGCGTCGCGCAGCGCCTCGGTGTACCGCGCCAGTGTGGTCGTCAGCTGCGCCAACGGCGCCGCCTGATCGCCCACATCCTGTCGAATGTGGCCAGGGTAGAACAACAGCCCGGCGAACGTCAGCTGCGAGGCGTCGCTGATTGCGCGCGCGAGGGCAATCGCCTTGTCGGGCGTCGCCACACCGACACGATGCATGCCGACGTCAACCTCCACGTACACATCGAATTGCCGCCGACCGAGTTTTGCCGCGACGGAGAGCGCGGTGAGGGCCGCCGCATCATCCGCCGCCACGCCCACCCGAACGTTTTGCGGCAATCGTGCCAGCCGTTCGAGGCGCGCCGCGCCCACGGGCGGATAGGCGACCAGCAGATCGTCGCACACCTCGCACATGACCTCGGCCTCACGCAGTGTGGCGCAGGTGAGTCCCACCGCGCCGTGCCGGAGCTGCTCGGCGGCAATCCGCGGCGACTTGTGGGTCTTCACGTGCGGGCGCAATTGCAGACCATGGAGGGTGGCGTATGCCGCCATCCGGTCCAGATTCAAGGCCAACCGGTCGAGGTCAACAACCGGCACCGGCGTTTCCATCTGCTCCAGAAACGTCGTCATGCCGCCTCCCCCACACATCCCCTTCGAGAGTTTGTTGCCATGTCTCCCACTGCGCGTGATTGGACACCCATTCACCTGCCGGAGCTGCCACCACCTGCGGGAGCTTACTCTCCGGGGGTGCGAGCCGGCAATCTTTTGTTCGTTTCCGGGCAAACGCCCCGTGATCCGGCCACCGGACAGATTGTCGGAACCACCGTTGAAGAGCAGGCACGCCTGACGCTGGCCAATGTGGAGCGCATTCTTGGACTCGGCGGTGCCACCCTCCAGCACGTGGTCAGTGTGACGGTCTATCTGGCCGACGAGGATGATTGGGGCCGGTTCAACGAGGTCTACAAGACCGTGTTCACCCCACCGTATCCCACGCGCGCCGTGGTGGGCGCAGAGCTGCGCGGCATCCTCGTGGAAATTTCCGCCATCGCGTATCTGCCGTGACCATCAATACACCGGCGACCGGCGCCGTGCCGCGCATTCGTCAGCGATCCACGCTACGGACGGCCCGATACGCCCTGTTGGGCGCCGAGCCGGCCCACGCCAGACGCATCTGGTTTGCGTTGCACGGCTACGGGATGCTGGCCACGCGATTCATCCGCGCCTTCGAGCAGGCGATCCCCGAGGACACGTGCATTGTCGCCCCGGAAGCACTGTCGCGCTTCTATCTCGAGATGCCGCGTGCCGACGGCGGGCATATGCAACGCATTGGCGCCACCTGGCTGACGCGTGAATCGCGCGAGTCGGAAATCGCGGATGCGCATCGATGGCTGGATACGGTACACGACGAGATCGTCGCGGAGTCAACGGCCGGACAGGGTTCGGCGCCGCAGATCGCGGTGCTCGGGTTTTCACAGGGGGTGGCCACCGCCATGCGCTGGGTGACCGCTGGACACGTGGCGCCGCGGGAGTTCGTCGCCTGGGCGGGAGGTTTCGCGCAGGATCTCGATCGCCAGGCGTTTACCGCGCGGATGAAGGACGCCCAAACGACACTGGTGGCCGGGCTCCACGATCCGTTCGCCACGGAAGCGGCGCGGGCGGCGATGGCCGAGATGATCATCGCGCTGGAGGTCCCGTACCGCGTGCGATCGTTTGATGGCGCGCACCAGTTGGACGTGCCGTTGCTGACCACGCTCCTGTCGGAGTTCGGCACGTCGCCGTGAACAGCGTCGTGAACAGCGTTGTGAACGGCGCCGTGTTGGTACACGGCGGAACGATGGCACGCCGCGCGTCGCTGGCAACGGCGCTGCGTTCCGCCGACGGTCTGTCGGTGCGCGTGCGGGTGTCGTCGCGCGCGGCCGAAGCCGCCAAGTGTCTGGCCGATCCCGCCGTGGTTGCGGTGTTCCTGGTCGATGCCCCCGACGATGCCGACGCCGTTCGGGCAGCCGCGCTGGCTCGCGGATTGGCGGCTTCGGTGTATGCACTGGAACCACGCGACACGGCCGACGTGGTGGTCAGCCTCACCCGCGCCGCGCTGCGAGTCAGCGATCGCCTTTGAGCTTGCGCAGGTCGCGGCGATCCCGCTTGCCGGGACGGCTGTCGCCGAACGCAAATGCCGTCGGCATCGATTTCAGTTGCGTGTACACCGCCTCGCGCCGCGCACGACTGTCCGGCAACTCTTCGTACAATTGCTGCGCCACCGACGCCGGTCCGCGGCGCTGTGCAATATCGCGCACAATCAGCTGCCACTCGTACGGCCCGTCGCGCAACCGAATGCGATCGTCGGCCTGCACCAGTTTGGATCGTTTGGTGTGCTCGCCGTTCACTTCGATCTTGCCGCCATCAATCGCTTCGGCGGCCAAGGCGCGCGTCTTGAAGAACCGCGCCGCCCACAGCCATTTGTCCAGTCGCGCCTTGCCCGGCGGTGCGTCGTCCGCTTCGACGGGTTCCGGTGCCGGGGGACGACCGCGCCGACTCATGCGTCGTCGTCCTCGTCCATCTCGTCATCGTGATCCACCGGGTCGCCCGTCGGTCGACCGGTTTCCGCCGCGGCCACTTCGCGAATGCGGGTCGCGGCGCCCGCGTACAC
The Gemmatimonadaceae bacterium genome window above contains:
- a CDS encoding GGDEF domain-containing protein, with product MFFKKSTPEPRPASERSSSNGVNGSPQLNVIQGGAAASAAPQRSSSSSDDSIGMVIDALGGVLTALARYPIDLPDRPGEESAREIAKWQRHATLGYGLDEADQTGSVGVADRDWGGIIRTVTEQRREEHRHVAGSINELRDALWACVETVHNAVKVDQKTDVTTNDQMDKARNALKRLQPGSIKQDVLGAVLAIEGALQSRREQQADQYTNLATKLDKLGKQLEEARRESTTDALTGIGNRKLFDTMIARAVQMFSLSKQPVVLLMIDMDKLKLVNDMYGHQAGDTAIATLGRALTKVFLRQSDVLCRYGGDEFAAILHNTDWKMAQTLARRLGDTLSQLPAPHPAMEFSIGASVGVAQLEPLEDAEEWKARADKALYKAKQNGRDRVAVAESASTKVA
- a CDS encoding heavy metal translocating P-type ATPase: MRSFALPRMPLAALLFLTVGAMLSFAPDGAIWRERVWYAGLILTGVPVSWKTLRGMLRGEFAADVVAMLAIAGAIGLQQPLAGLVVVLMQTGGEALETYAVARASSAVEALEADAPRIAHRVANAVVTEIAATAIVPGDMLLVRPGELVPCDAEVTSGASHVDTSRLTGEPIPVKALAGTKLLSGSVNQEGALTILAIRTSQDSQYARIVELVRSAQASKSPLQRMADKIAVWFTPLTLAVCALAWFLSGDVTRVLAVLVVATPCPLILAVPVAIIGGINRAARRAIIVRNGGALEALAHVQTAVFDKTGTLTIGKPRVHQIVTDDGLTSEALLALAAAVEQGSGHLLARVVVAEADARNMSVVLADNLQETPGSGVMGHVAGVTVAVGSPAYLRTTLPALAPRLDAMEVDADGLRAYVGSSNGALGRIEFSDELRDDLHLLFDELALLGLRDSQLLSGDRSENVAKIAAQLGITNFAGDLSAEDKVRRVQALEASGRRVLMVGDGTNDAPALSAASVGVALAGHGGGVVAEAADVVLLIDDPARVAEAVRIGRRALYIARQSIGVGLGLSMVGMVLAAFGYLTPIAGALAQEAIDVAVILNALRASFDQS
- a CDS encoding PAS domain S-box protein — translated: MHTPTHSDAALAAIVDISSDAIIALDNQYKIIRFNRGAEDTFGWTEAEMLGQPLDRLLPAGIRAVHDHHVRRFAEGAVASRRMAQRAEISGLRRTGEGFPAEASIARVTIDGVQTFMVTLRDVSERRRVEERQRLMAAAGWVLAASLDIDSTMATVAELPLPLVGDWSLLELVTADGRIRRVASAHADAAHTALTAALVSRAAVESSDNPPTTSGGRAAHEVEAQRISDTKAWIEANFPDPLDRERVETLGASAVLMVPLRAGGRAIGVLHVVRAKSGAMHLPEDAQLADQYAGLAALALENARLYHEARQAVRERDDMLAVVSHDLRNPVNAIVLLTGAVLSGDHEGGALMNRDDVESIRSAARQANDLIQDLQDVSRISTGRLRVEQRPVSIEEVVDDAADMFEPAMRDAGITFAVQVAPGIDPLPADRGRLLQVLSNLLGNAVRFTPRGGDVTLSLERGESAVRIAVRDTGPGVAPDDVPRLFERYWQAPRLLRAGSGLGLFISKGIVEAHGGEIGVVSNVGQGSEFWFTVPVP
- a CDS encoding DUF2490 domain-containing protein, producing the protein MRIPSSPPLLALLLTGLAPTLTAQTTPWISRHQNAQWLGAFVDQPLRGRWSLWFDGQWRRLDSGQQPQQLLIRPGVQLTVAPGVRLAAGYGYVATAPYGALPIANPTREHRSWQQLSLTHKASALTISHRYRLEQRWVTAVLPDAPVGEHTAPTTYANRVRYLGRLQGPLAGPSPSPSSPPDVCLG
- a CDS encoding helix-turn-helix transcriptional regulator; its protein translation is MPFRSNASQQLADMLSVLDHPHRLRIVEELGSGELDVASIAALLEISSSGTSQHLSKLRARRIVLERRDGRHVHYRLANPALSQWLLDGLTLLEADPEGSRDTKRDLRRARLAWSKH